One stretch of Patagioenas fasciata isolate bPatFas1 chromosome 9, bPatFas1.hap1, whole genome shotgun sequence DNA includes these proteins:
- the EFHD1 gene encoding EF-hand domain-containing protein D1 isoform X2: MELKLMMEKLGAPQTHLGLKNMIKEVDEDFDGKLSFREFLLIFHKAAAGELEEDSGLLTLAKLSEIDVSIEGVKGAKNFFEAKVQALSSASKFEAEIKAEQDERKREEEERKHRRAAFRELKSAFTQ, encoded by the exons ATGGAGCTGAAGCTGATGATGGAAAAGCTGGGAGCCCCACAGACCCACCTGGGGCTGAAGAACATGATCAAAGAGGTGGATGAAGACTTTGATGGGAAGCTCAGCTTCCGTGAG TTCTTGCTGATTTTCCATAAAGCTGCAGCTGGGGAACTCGAGGAGGACAGCGGCCTGTTGACTCTTGCGAAGCTCTCAGAGATCGATGTCTCCATTGAGGGAGTCAAAGGAGCCAAGAACTTCTTTGAAGCTAAG GTTCAAGCCCTCTCTTCAGCCAGTAAGTTTGAAGCAGAGATAAAAGCTGAGCAGGATGAGCGAAAGcgggaagaggaggaaaggaaacacCGCCGAGCGGCTTTCAGGGAGTTAAAGTCTGCATTTACCCAGTAA
- the EFHD1 gene encoding EF-hand domain-containing protein D1 isoform X1, with amino-acid sequence MASEELAQKLQRRLQLEESGAAAESEAVAAKGEEAAGDEAERSCLTASADAELSAKLCRRQDINEGAAQPRRAAVFNPYTEFKEFSRRQIKDMERMFRLYDSGRDGYIDLMELKLMMEKLGAPQTHLGLKNMIKEVDEDFDGKLSFREFLLIFHKAAAGELEEDSGLLTLAKLSEIDVSIEGVKGAKNFFEAKVQALSSASKFEAEIKAEQDERKREEEERKHRRAAFRELKSAFTQ; translated from the exons ATGGCCTCGGAGGAGCTGGCGCAGAAGCTACAGCGGCGGTTACAGCTGGAAGAgagcggggcggcggcggagAGCGAGGCGGTGGCGGCCAAGGGCGAGGAGGCGGCCGGGGACGAGGCGGAGCGGAGCTGCCTGACGGCCAGCGCGGACGCGGAGCTGAGCGCGAAGCTGTGCCGGCGGCAGGACATCAACGAGGGGGCGGCGCAGCCCCGGCGGGCCGCCGTCTTCAACCCCTACACTGAGTTCAAGGAGTTCAGTCGCCGCCAGATCAAGGACATGGAACGCATGTTCCGCCT GTATGACTCAGGACGGGATGGATACATTGACCTGATGGAGCTGAAGCTGATGATGGAAAAGCTGGGAGCCCCACAGACCCACCTGGGGCTGAAGAACATGATCAAAGAGGTGGATGAAGACTTTGATGGGAAGCTCAGCTTCCGTGAG TTCTTGCTGATTTTCCATAAAGCTGCAGCTGGGGAACTCGAGGAGGACAGCGGCCTGTTGACTCTTGCGAAGCTCTCAGAGATCGATGTCTCCATTGAGGGAGTCAAAGGAGCCAAGAACTTCTTTGAAGCTAAG GTTCAAGCCCTCTCTTCAGCCAGTAAGTTTGAAGCAGAGATAAAAGCTGAGCAGGATGAGCGAAAGcgggaagaggaggaaaggaaacacCGCCGAGCGGCTTTCAGGGAGTTAAAGTCTGCATTTACCCAGTAA